Below is a genomic region from Nitrospiraceae bacterium.
GCGTATGCCCAAGCGATAGCTGAAGCAAGGCGCAAAGCGATAGACACACTCCTGGGTGTGAGAATTGATCACCGTTTCATGGATTTTCAGGGCGAAAATACCCTTCGCGGGGAATTCGTGCTAACGGAAAAACTTTTGCGTGCAACGCAACTGGGTCGGGCGGTTAAAGAAAACGTGCTGTACGTTGGCCCCGTGGATGATCCTGGTTGTATAGCCTGTCGGGTCGAAGCTCGGATTCAGACTTGTCTGGTGCCAGAGCGAGAAAGAGGAGACAAAGATTTCCACGTACACCTGCAACTCAACAGATCTAGCTATCAGAATGGCGATGAAGTGATTATTTCCGCGACATCAACACGTGATTGCTATCTCTACTTTTACAACGTTGACATGGATTTCCGTGCCGCCCTCATTGCCCCAAACAAATATGTCCCGAGTGTGACGGTCAAAGCCGGGGAAGTGTGGGTGTATCCGAGCGACGACCTGCGCACCAAGGGTCTTCGTGCGACCGCACAACTTCTGCCGGGTTCATCCGTTTCCGCTGAAACCGTTCGCGTTGTCGCGTCAAAAGCCGCACTTCCTAGTTCGCTCGTCTCACTTACCACTCAGGGAGAAACTACCCGCCCGTCATTTTTTGAGTTCCTGCGCGCGCTTATCAGCACGGACGTTGAGTGGGTTGAAGACGTACAGGCCTTCACAATACGCCAACACTAGCCCCACAAACTCTTCTTGCCTCATTCCGTTGTCGCGCACTAGTGAATTGCGCGCTGGCATACATGGAAACGAGGGGCCGGCATATTCAGTTGCGCGCGTCTCCGTTAAAAATACGCCTGCACCGAAAACATCACGTCATTATCGTGGTCGCGGTGGTTGTATTCGATACGGAGCGCCCAATTCTGGCTCAACGTATAACGTTGACCGACAAACCAACGGATATCATCCGACTTATCGCCCAAGGCGTAGCGCAAGTATGATCCGGACGCCATCAGCTTCCATCGGTCGGTCAGATCCGCCAATAACCCGACGGATCCCCCGCCGCCGACACGATGGTTTTCTTCATAGGCATGGCTGTAATTAGCCTCTGCCTCCGCGAAGGCGAAGAAGACCTCCCGTTTCAGCCAGTGAGATTCTACCGCTGCGCCGATGCCACCATTGGCCACACCGTTACTGCAGAGCTGACAATCGCCGAATCGAATTGTGTTCATTCCCACATTGACCTTCCAGGACGGTGCATGGAACAACGCATCTATCGGCGAAAGCGACAAGACATTGGCAAAAGTTGCCCGCTCGATCCTGGTCTGATCGACGCGGTTGTAGTGACGCAGGCTGATCGAGGCCAACTCAATTTGCGCGTCCGGGGTGTACCCGATTTCCGGATCGAGCAGGTCGTGATACCCCGCTCGCACGGTGAATTCTTCGAACGTATCATTGTTCCTCCATCCGGCTCCCAAAGTGGCCCGTGAGGTCTTGTGACCAAGTTCCGGTTGTTGGGCGAACGGAACGACCGAGAAGGGTTCAGAGGGAATGCGGAGTTGACTGCGCGCCGTCAGCACCGCCCGATTGCGGTCTTTGAGTTCCTGCGGAGGCGAATCGATTGTCTCGATTCGGTACCTCAGATAATCCGACGCCAGGTCCAGGAGAAACGCCTGCCGTACCTGGCTCAAATCGGTAAATTCTCGAGACGTGATCTCCGAGACATTTGTCGCGATCCGTGCGGAGAGGTTCCGCTCTTTCGCTGGTAACGATTCGCGCTTCCGCCGGATCATCGTGCTGCGCGAAGGACGATAGGCGATGTCGCTGACCAGACCAGGTTGGGCGGCGATGAGTCGCACGGTGTCAGCCGGGACGGTCCAGAAGGTGAACTGATCGGTGAGATGGAGCGAGGGGTTGGCATACTCCAGCAATGCCAGGAGATGGTAGGAGCAGTTCTCTTTGAAGAAAAAATAGTCGAAATAGGCATTGCCGAGTTCCCACGCATGCATCAGGAACCGTCGCAACTGAACTTCCGTGAAGTTAAGTCGATATTCCCAGATGTCACGATTCTCGATGTCTCGGTATTCCTGAACTTTGAGATAGTAGGGAATGGTCGAGAAATAGCCCTTGTAGAAGCCGAAGATGCCCTTAATCGGATAGGCGATTCCGGAATCTGTCGGTACATCAGCGGCATAGTTGATCGTGTAGGCTAGGATGCGTGTCTGTTCGGTCTGGCCCCTTTGGTCGACCCGAAGCAGTGTGTGGCCGAACATGGAGGCTGGATTGTTCATGAATGCGGATGGAAAGATGAGTGTAACCGACCGGACCTCGAAGTCAGCATACCACCGATCGAACCGCTCGCACGCGACGGGCGGAAGGCGTGCGTCATCAAAGGCTAGCCGTTCCTTCAACCAATGATAGCGGGCGATGAAGGCGCATTGCGCCGGTTGCTTTGACCTCCCGACGAGGTCCTTTGAAAAGAACTGAGCCAGCGTGGCATCGAGCTCAGCCTGAGGGTCGGTCTTCCCCTTCGGAGACATAAAAAATCCCGGAT
It encodes:
- a CDS encoding DUF4105 domain-containing protein; its protein translation is MGQGLFCLRPPTLVLPIISAFVFLFVVSWVSAEELPARPYLEHLQDQARSLRLADEREWRLLLHYRPRLFGGYESEQDDPGFFMSPKGKTDPQAELDATLAQFFSKDLVGRSKQPAQCAFIARYHWLKERLAFDDARLPPVACERFDRWYADFEVRSVTLIFPSAFMNNPASMFGHTLLRVDQRGQTEQTRILAYTINYAADVPTDSGIAYPIKGIFGFYKGYFSTIPYYLKVQEYRDIENRDIWEYRLNFTEVQLRRFLMHAWELGNAYFDYFFFKENCSYHLLALLEYANPSLHLTDQFTFWTVPADTVRLIAAQPGLVSDIAYRPSRSTMIRRKRESLPAKERNLSARIATNVSEITSREFTDLSQVRQAFLLDLASDYLRYRIETIDSPPQELKDRNRAVLTARSQLRIPSEPFSVVPFAQQPELGHKTSRATLGAGWRNNDTFEEFTVRAGYHDLLDPEIGYTPDAQIELASISLRHYNRVDQTRIERATFANVLSLSPIDALFHAPSWKVNVGMNTIRFGDCQLCSNGVANGGIGAAVESHWLKREVFFAFAEAEANYSHAYEENHRVGGGGSVGLLADLTDRWKLMASGSYLRYALGDKSDDIRWFVGQRYTLSQNWALRIEYNHRDHDNDVMFSVQAYF
- a CDS encoding DUF4384 domain-containing protein encodes the protein MVAIRSEIFLALGLTITAAFLNACSPVEHRNQDASRTTTLSIVQKDALAETKILETDPDGCTWVAATGSVRFGDQDTKHQAYAQAIAEARRKAIDTLLGVRIDHRFMDFQGENTLRGEFVLTEKLLRATQLGRAVKENVLYVGPVDDPGCIACRVEARIQTCLVPERERGDKDFHVHLQLNRSSYQNGDEVIISATSTRDCYLYFYNVDMDFRAALIAPNKYVPSVTVKAGEVWVYPSDDLRTKGLRATAQLLPGSSVSAETVRVVASKAALPSSLVSLTTQGETTRPSFFEFLRALISTDVEWVEDVQAFTIRQH